The following proteins come from a genomic window of Mariniflexile sp. TRM1-10:
- the cysQ gene encoding 3'(2'),5'-bisphosphate nucleotidase CysQ: protein MKTLLKLAIEAAIYAGAEIMNIYSDSFEVTLKQDDSPLTIADEHANAIINSYLQKTAIPIISEENKQIPYEIRKDWDMCWMVDPLDGTKEFVKRNGEFTVNIALIKNNKPVLGVIYVPETKTVYYALVSNNKAYKAELDTHKFTDAIFINSTELVPQKEFGNQIKIVGSRSHKSEATTNFIKNLEAQGHDIRLVSKGSSLKFCLVAQGEANIYPRFAPTMEWDTAAGHAICNAVGLKVRHVDKNDELQYNKEDLLNPYFIVQ, encoded by the coding sequence ATGAAGACATTACTTAAATTGGCCATAGAAGCAGCTATTTATGCAGGTGCTGAAATAATGAACATTTATTCCGATAGTTTTGAGGTTACTCTAAAACAGGATGATTCGCCATTAACAATAGCCGATGAACATGCTAATGCCATTATTAATTCGTATTTACAAAAAACAGCCATTCCCATTATAAGCGAAGAAAACAAGCAAATTCCCTACGAAATAAGAAAAGATTGGGATATGTGTTGGATGGTAGATCCATTAGACGGCACTAAGGAATTTGTAAAACGGAATGGAGAGTTTACTGTAAACATAGCATTGATAAAAAACAATAAACCTGTTTTAGGTGTTATTTATGTTCCAGAAACTAAAACAGTGTATTATGCTTTGGTATCAAATAACAAAGCCTATAAGGCCGAGTTGGATACCCATAAATTCACCGATGCTATTTTTATAAACAGTACGGAACTGGTACCACAAAAAGAGTTTGGTAACCAGATTAAAATAGTAGGCAGCCGTTCCCACAAAAGCGAAGCAACAACCAATTTTATTAAAAATTTAGAAGCTCAAGGCCACGACATTCGTTTGGTTTCAAAAGGAAGTTCTTTAAAATTCTGTTTGGTAGCACAAGGTGAGGCTAACATCTATCCTAGATTTGCACCCACTATGGAATGGGACACGGCAGCTGGACACGCCATCTGTAATGCGGTAGGTTTAAAAGTAAGGCATGTTGACAAAAACGATGAATTGCAATACAATAAAGAAGATTTATTAAACCCCTATTTTATAGTTCAATAA
- a CDS encoding polysaccharide biosynthesis/export family protein → MMKQTFLFICVSISVLCSSCITNKDVVYLQDKGTVKQDSLLIKELSKPYRVQVNDILSINVKALDNELTAIFNPVGANHISTAQGQAGLYFSGFTVDLHGNIKFPILGEINVLGFTIKEIEEKVKKELLAQYFKESAELFVTVKLAGLRYTTIGEVGTGVHTLFQDRVNILEALANAGDISQTGDRKDVLVIRQYPDGQKIHHIDLTDIAAMDSPYYYIQPNDIILVKPLRRKSLGAGQTAIQNITTMASILSVLVSTYFLTRNL, encoded by the coding sequence ATGATGAAACAAACATTCCTGTTTATCTGTGTGTCAATCAGTGTTTTATGTTCTTCGTGTATCACCAATAAAGATGTCGTTTATTTACAGGATAAAGGTACTGTTAAACAGGATTCATTATTGATTAAAGAGTTGTCTAAACCTTACAGGGTTCAAGTTAATGATATTTTAAGTATTAATGTAAAGGCTTTGGATAATGAGCTTACGGCTATTTTTAATCCTGTTGGAGCTAACCATATTAGTACGGCACAAGGACAAGCGGGTTTGTATTTTAGTGGCTTTACTGTTGATTTACATGGTAATATTAAATTTCCTATTCTGGGAGAGATTAATGTGTTAGGTTTTACCATTAAAGAAATAGAGGAAAAAGTTAAAAAGGAGCTATTGGCTCAATATTTCAAAGAATCGGCAGAATTATTTGTTACCGTAAAATTGGCAGGTTTACGTTATACCACCATAGGCGAGGTGGGTACAGGTGTGCATACGTTATTCCAAGATAGGGTAAATATTTTAGAGGCTTTGGCCAATGCGGGCGATATCAGTCAGACAGGTGATCGAAAAGATGTTTTGGTTATCAGGCAGTATCCCGACGGACAAAAAATACACCATATAGACTTAACAGACATTGCGGCAATGGATTCGCCTTATTATTATATTCAACCCAATGACATCATATTGGTGAAGCCTTTAAGGCGTAAATCTTTAGGAGCAGGACAAACGGCTATTCAGAACATCACCACGATGGCTTCTATATTGTCTGTATTGGTGTCAACCTATTTTTTAACTCGAAATCTTTAA
- a CDS encoding GIY-YIG nuclease family protein, with translation MKNYFVYIVKCEDDSFYTGITNNLERRLFEHNKGIDKHAYTYQRRPVELEWFEMFTEPSQAIMFEKKIKGWSRRKKQALIDENWDRLVEYSKNYTQYGKDGETSTS, from the coding sequence ATGAAAAATTATTTTGTTTATATAGTTAAATGTGAAGACGATTCTTTTTATACGGGAATTACAAATAATCTTGAAAGACGATTGTTTGAACACAATAAAGGTATTGATAAACACGCTTATACATATCAAAGAAGACCTGTGGAGTTGGAATGGTTTGAAATGTTTACTGAACCTTCCCAAGCCATTATGTTTGAAAAGAAAATAAAAGGATGGAGTAGGAGAAAAAAGCAAGCTTTAATTGATGAAAATTGGGATAGATTAGTGGAATATTCAAAAAACTATACACAATATGGTAAGGATGGTGAGACTTCGACAAGCTAG
- a CDS encoding DUF5723 family protein, translated as MKKITFLFMLIVSSYSLQAQSYLGFLTDNYSGVNSVIANPANIVDSRFRADINLVGTSVFAGNDYYNLNIMKAYNDDDYNFEGESRQNPKINNNGGVNVDVMGPSFMFNINDNNAIAVFTRARSFVNANGINGKDLHAIGEDGTNDFIVNENEFNTFGQTWAEIGLSYARVLVSERETFLKGGISLKYLKGGGSAHVAGRNIMIDYDEDGTMLSGGGTTGSVSSTGDVIYGRSDDFDRDDYEYEFPKSAVGLGVDIGIIYEWRPNYGDYKPRKVWPNRLTYKEQNKYKLKLGFSITDIGSINYKDGIEDFFDITNTNVSEEAIDNEDDLYDILNNLYTLTNSSIGYKAILPTALHLNADWRFTNNFYLNFNTDLSLTGKSQIHTSKITNIVSLTPRFESKWLSFYMPLSMVQYAGFQVGAGLRLGPLYLGSGSLFTNLISEKSKGANFYAGLKIPLFHGKYDKGSNCDCY; from the coding sequence ATGAAAAAAATCACGTTTTTATTTATGTTAATTGTAAGCTCTTATAGTTTGCAAGCGCAATCTTATTTAGGGTTTTTAACGGATAATTATAGTGGTGTAAATAGCGTCATTGCAAATCCAGCGAATATAGTTGATTCTCGTTTTAGAGCAGATATTAATCTTGTTGGGACGAGTGTTTTTGCTGGAAACGATTATTATAATTTAAACATCATGAAAGCGTATAATGATGATGATTATAATTTTGAAGGGGAGTCACGACAAAATCCAAAAATAAACAATAATGGAGGGGTGAATGTAGATGTTATGGGGCCTTCATTTATGTTTAATATAAACGACAATAACGCTATTGCGGTTTTTACCAGAGCGCGCTCTTTTGTGAATGCTAATGGAATTAATGGCAAAGATTTACATGCTATTGGAGAAGACGGAACTAATGATTTTATTGTTAATGAAAATGAATTTAACACTTTTGGGCAAACATGGGCAGAAATAGGACTTTCTTATGCTAGAGTATTAGTTAGTGAAAGAGAGACCTTTTTAAAAGGGGGGATTTCCTTAAAATATCTAAAAGGAGGCGGTAGTGCTCATGTAGCGGGTAGAAATATTATGATAGATTATGATGAAGATGGAACGATGCTTTCTGGAGGAGGAACCACAGGTAGTGTTTCGTCTACTGGCGACGTCATTTATGGACGTTCTGATGATTTTGATAGAGACGATTATGAATATGAATTCCCAAAAAGTGCTGTTGGTTTAGGTGTAGATATCGGAATAATTTATGAGTGGCGTCCCAATTATGGAGATTATAAACCTAGAAAAGTATGGCCAAACCGCTTAACATATAAAGAACAAAATAAATATAAGTTAAAACTAGGTTTTTCTATAACCGATATTGGTTCTATAAATTATAAAGATGGCATTGAAGATTTTTTTGATATTACAAATACCAATGTGAGCGAAGAAGCCATTGATAATGAAGATGATTTATACGATATATTAAACAATCTATATACGTTAACAAATTCTTCAATAGGGTATAAGGCTATATTGCCAACAGCATTACATCTGAATGCAGATTGGCGTTTTACAAATAATTTTTATTTAAATTTTAATACTGATTTATCGCTTACTGGAAAAAGCCAAATACACACGAGTAAAATAACAAATATAGTATCCCTTACGCCACGTTTTGAGAGTAAATGGCTTAGTTTTTATATGCCTTTAAGTATGGTCCAATATGCCGGTTTTCAGGTGGGAGCTGGTTTAAGATTAGGGCCACTTTATCTAGGCTCCGGTTCTTTGTTTACTAATTTGATAAGCGAGAAAAGCAAAGGGGCAAATTTTTATGCAGGATTAAAAATACCTCTTTTTCATGGGAAATACGATAAAGGAAGTAACTGCGATTGTTACTAG
- a CDS encoding exopolysaccharide transport family protein — protein MIEEFEVSESGASSFDIKKFLFRALSYWKLFLILLAIGVFFVYQKNIREEFSYRLGTKISIENDNNPLFTSNASLTFNWGGVTAKVQTMIVTLKSRSHHEKVVDRLEFYKSYLKQGRFRMQDIYKAAPFRFYHDYNAPQLLNIPIKITFLNTNSFELEAEFLNPSVQVQNYTTKDISTVGVSVGIFKEQFKIGDTINLPFLKGVINLAENRKAHVGEPFFIQFSNFDSTVASYQGRTAIGSTANSPILDISLIHKNTEKIVDYLNGIVEVLGEDQLNRKNQYATNAINFIDEQISRVKGELSENVEALNDYRKKNKIYTLDDETDQLKDKLTKFDAEKEHITRQLSYYSNLKNYLLSSSTFTEIPAPSIAGISDGNILSNVSKINDLSVQKSKLQYSVRSDASVFNDLNRQIEGIKNVLLENISSVTNGLKRELSTVSSNLHAIESQFSKLPEDQQQLITIKRQYSLSEQTYNAFLAKRGEAQMIKASNVSDILVIDPAKNTGATVLGRNLNIRYVFAFFGALLIPLLLAFVLTFLDNHIHTPMDVEQLSPIPMLGIIGKNKLDDNLVVHRKPKSAVAEGFRGIRTNLQYFYKSKDLEGAKTLMVTSSVSGEGKTFCSINIATVFALSGKKTILLGLDLRKPKIFDDFNIKNDMGVVNYLIGQEPLETVIQHTEIEHLDVITSGPIPPNPSELLISEKLTELLIVLRSKYDYIVLDTPPVGLVADALELLVHVDASLYVVRQDYTKNGMLHFINEKYKNKQIKNISFIYNGYDRKAKYGYGYGYGYGYGYGYGYGYGNYANGYHDESRNKGVLNRLKALFRSNKGR, from the coding sequence ATGATTGAAGAATTTGAAGTTTCAGAGTCGGGAGCAAGTAGTTTTGATATAAAAAAGTTTTTATTCAGAGCCTTAAGTTATTGGAAACTTTTCTTAATACTATTGGCTATTGGTGTTTTCTTTGTTTATCAAAAAAACATACGGGAAGAGTTCTCTTATCGTTTAGGAACAAAAATTTCTATTGAAAATGATAACAATCCATTATTCACGTCCAATGCCAGTTTGACCTTCAACTGGGGAGGTGTTACAGCTAAGGTTCAAACCATGATTGTAACCTTAAAATCGAGGTCACACCATGAAAAAGTAGTGGATCGCTTAGAGTTTTATAAAAGCTATTTAAAACAGGGCAGGTTTAGAATGCAAGATATTTATAAAGCGGCGCCTTTTAGATTTTACCACGATTATAATGCGCCCCAACTTTTAAACATTCCAATAAAAATAACTTTTTTAAATACCAATTCTTTTGAGTTGGAAGCCGAATTTTTAAATCCCAGCGTACAAGTTCAAAATTACACCACTAAAGACATTTCGACGGTTGGTGTGTCTGTTGGAATTTTTAAAGAACAATTTAAGATAGGAGATACTATAAACTTACCATTTTTAAAAGGCGTTATTAATTTGGCTGAAAACAGAAAAGCCCATGTAGGCGAGCCATTCTTTATACAATTTAGTAATTTTGATAGTACGGTTGCTAGTTATCAAGGCAGAACAGCCATAGGGAGTACTGCAAATTCCCCCATACTTGATATTTCCCTGATACATAAAAATACCGAAAAGATAGTTGATTATTTAAATGGCATTGTGGAAGTTTTAGGTGAAGACCAATTAAATAGAAAAAACCAATACGCTACCAACGCCATTAATTTTATAGATGAACAAATTTCTAGAGTAAAAGGCGAATTATCTGAAAATGTTGAAGCACTTAACGACTACAGAAAGAAGAACAAAATTTACACACTTGATGATGAAACGGACCAGCTAAAAGACAAGCTAACAAAATTTGATGCCGAAAAGGAACATATAACCAGACAGCTAAGTTATTATTCCAATCTTAAAAACTATTTGTTAAGCAGTAGCACGTTTACCGAAATACCAGCACCATCTATAGCAGGTATAAGTGATGGCAATATTTTATCAAATGTTTCCAAAATTAACGATTTATCCGTTCAAAAATCGAAGTTGCAGTATTCGGTACGTAGTGATGCATCCGTTTTCAATGATTTAAACAGACAAATTGAAGGTATAAAAAATGTACTTTTAGAAAACATTAGTTCGGTTACTAATGGTTTAAAAAGGGAGTTAAGTACCGTTAGTTCCAATTTGCATGCTATTGAATCCCAGTTTAGTAAGCTTCCGGAAGATCAACAACAGTTAATCACTATTAAGCGCCAATATTCTTTAAGTGAACAAACTTACAATGCTTTTTTAGCGAAACGAGGCGAAGCACAAATGATTAAAGCATCAAATGTGTCAGATATTTTAGTTATCGATCCTGCTAAAAATACCGGAGCGACTGTATTGGGTAGAAATTTAAACATTCGATATGTATTTGCCTTCTTTGGAGCTTTACTTATTCCCTTACTATTAGCGTTTGTTTTAACATTTTTAGATAATCATATCCATACTCCGATGGATGTGGAACAATTATCACCCATCCCCATGTTAGGGATCATTGGCAAAAATAAATTGGATGATAATTTAGTAGTCCATAGAAAGCCAAAATCGGCCGTAGCCGAAGGGTTTCGGGGCATACGTACTAATTTGCAATATTTTTATAAGTCTAAAGACTTAGAAGGCGCCAAAACATTAATGGTAACATCGTCTGTAAGTGGCGAAGGCAAAACATTTTGTTCCATTAACATCGCTACGGTTTTTGCATTAAGTGGCAAGAAAACTATTTTGCTGGGACTGGATTTAAGGAAACCTAAGATTTTTGATGATTTTAATATTAAAAATGATATGGGTGTTGTAAATTATTTAATTGGGCAAGAACCATTAGAAACTGTCATTCAGCACACAGAAATTGAGCATTTAGACGTTATTACCTCGGGACCCATTCCTCCAAATCCTTCAGAATTATTAATAAGTGAAAAGCTCACTGAACTATTAATAGTTTTAAGAAGTAAGTATGATTATATTGTTTTAGATACACCGCCAGTAGGTTTGGTAGCTGACGCTTTAGAACTGTTAGTGCATGTGGATGCTTCTTTGTATGTCGTTAGACAAGATTACACAAAGAATGGGATGCTTCATTTTATAAATGAAAAATATAAAAACAAACAAATAAAAAATATCAGTTTCATCTATAATGGCTACGACCGAAAAGCAAAATATGGTTACGGCTATGGTTATGGTTACGGGTATGGCTATGGTTACGGTTACGGCTATGGAAATTATGCCAATGGGTACCATGATGAGTCTAGGAATAAAGGGGTTTTAAATCGTTTGAAGGCGCTTTTTAGATCCAATAAAGGACGCTAA
- a CDS encoding ABC-F family ATP-binding cassette domain-containing protein produces MNYLTVENISKSYGELTLFENISFSIHKDQKIAFVAKNGTGKTSILNIISGDDEADSGNITYRNGIVVSFLSQDPKLDKDLTVEETIFASDNPILKVISNYEQALLNPENSDAYQKAFEQMEQHQAWDFETQYKQILFKLKLEDLNQKVGSLSGGQKKRLSLANALINKPDLLILDEPTNHLDLEMIEWLEAFFAKENITLFMVTHDRYFLERVCTEIIELDEGQLYSYKGNYSYYLEKREARIEQTEVETGKAKQLFKKELEWMRRQPKARTTKSKSRIDDFHDIKHRASQRRNDHEVQLELNMERLGSKVVEFHKVSKSFKDKVILDGFEYLFKNGERVGIIGKNGTGKTTFLNLLTQTIKPDSGKVILGETVKFGYYTQNGITIKPEQKVIDVIREFGDYIPLKKGRQISAQQLLERFLFSRKKQYDFVEKLSGGERKRLYLCTVLIQNPNFLILDEPTNDLDIVTLNVLESFLLDFPGCVIVVSHDRYFMDKVIDHLFVFKGEGVIEDFPGNYTDYRVYEDSQPVISNSQEDKKDKKAWKKTEDSKLTYNEEKELKNIESKLNSLAFDKKELEAKFNNPDLSPEEINKLSEALQKIIDDIETKEERWLELLSKLEES; encoded by the coding sequence TTGAATTATCTAACTGTTGAAAATATATCGAAATCTTACGGAGAGCTAACGCTTTTCGAAAACATTTCTTTTAGCATCCATAAAGACCAAAAAATAGCTTTTGTAGCGAAAAATGGCACGGGTAAAACCTCTATTCTAAATATTATTTCCGGTGATGATGAAGCCGATTCCGGCAATATAACCTATAGGAATGGTATTGTGGTTTCGTTTTTATCACAAGACCCAAAATTGGACAAGGACTTAACGGTTGAAGAAACCATTTTCGCAAGCGACAATCCCATTTTAAAAGTCATTTCAAATTATGAACAGGCCCTTTTAAACCCTGAAAACTCGGATGCTTACCAAAAAGCATTCGAGCAAATGGAACAGCATCAAGCCTGGGATTTTGAAACGCAATACAAACAAATACTTTTCAAACTAAAACTTGAAGATTTAAACCAAAAAGTAGGATCACTTTCTGGGGGGCAGAAAAAGCGTTTATCGTTAGCAAACGCACTCATAAACAAACCCGATTTATTAATTCTTGACGAACCTACCAACCATTTGGATTTAGAAATGATTGAATGGTTGGAAGCCTTTTTTGCAAAAGAAAACATCACCCTGTTTATGGTAACCCACGACCGCTACTTTCTAGAACGCGTGTGTACCGAAATTATAGAACTGGACGAAGGGCAACTGTACAGCTACAAAGGCAATTACTCCTATTATCTCGAAAAGCGTGAGGCCAGAATTGAACAAACCGAAGTGGAGACCGGCAAAGCCAAACAGCTCTTTAAAAAAGAATTGGAATGGATGCGCCGCCAACCAAAAGCACGTACTACAAAATCGAAATCGCGTATAGACGATTTTCATGATATTAAACACCGTGCCAGCCAACGCCGAAACGACCATGAAGTACAGCTAGAACTCAACATGGAACGTTTGGGTAGTAAAGTGGTAGAGTTTCATAAAGTATCCAAATCCTTTAAGGATAAAGTGATTCTTGATGGTTTTGAATACCTATTTAAAAATGGAGAACGTGTTGGTATTATTGGTAAAAATGGCACTGGAAAAACCACTTTTTTAAATCTATTAACACAAACTATAAAACCAGATTCTGGAAAAGTAATTTTAGGCGAAACGGTTAAATTTGGTTATTACACACAAAACGGCATCACCATAAAACCGGAGCAAAAGGTCATTGATGTGATTCGGGAATTTGGCGATTACATTCCGTTAAAAAAAGGACGTCAAATTTCGGCTCAACAATTGTTGGAACGCTTTTTATTCAGCAGAAAAAAACAATACGATTTTGTTGAAAAACTAAGTGGTGGCGAACGTAAACGCCTGTATCTATGTACGGTTTTAATTCAAAATCCTAATTTTTTAATTCTTGATGAACCTACTAATGATTTAGATATCGTTACCCTAAATGTATTGGAAAGTTTCTTATTGGATTTTCCCGGATGCGTGATTGTAGTATCGCACGACCGCTATTTTATGGATAAAGTCATCGACCATCTTTTTGTTTTTAAAGGCGAAGGCGTCATTGAAGATTTCCCAGGAAATTATACCGATTACAGAGTTTATGAAGATAGCCAACCTGTAATTTCCAACTCCCAAGAAGATAAAAAAGATAAAAAAGCTTGGAAAAAAACAGAAGACAGCAAACTAACATACAACGAAGAAAAAGAACTAAAAAATATTGAAAGCAAGTTAAATTCGTTAGCGTTTGACAAAAAAGAACTAGAAGCAAAGTTTAACAATCCCGATTTATCACCCGAGGAAATAAACAAACTTTCGGAAGCGTTACAGAAAATTATTGATGATATAGAAACCAAGGAAGAACGCTGGCTGGAGTTGTTATCTAAGTTGGAGGAAAGTTGA
- the cysC gene encoding adenylyl-sulfate kinase, with protein MEHNRKQTYTINREDRTLINKHKPCLIWFTGLSGSGKSTIANLLEKELHKQGVHTYTLDGDNLRRGLNKDLLFTKEDRIENLRRTAEVAKLFIDAGLVVIAAFISPYNKTREDIKAIVGSDYYIEVFVNTPLEVCEQRDVKGLYKKARAGTIKNFTGISAPFEIPTKPTLEVETLNESPEEAVVRILDVLKSKL; from the coding sequence ATGGAGCATAATAGAAAGCAAACATATACCATAAATAGGGAAGATAGGACCCTCATAAATAAACACAAACCCTGTTTAATATGGTTTACGGGTTTGTCGGGTTCTGGAAAATCCACCATAGCTAATTTATTGGAAAAGGAATTGCATAAGCAGGGCGTGCATACCTATACCTTAGATGGCGATAATTTGCGACGTGGATTAAACAAGGATTTATTATTTACAAAAGAAGACCGTATTGAAAATTTAAGACGCACCGCCGAAGTCGCTAAATTGTTTATTGATGCAGGTTTGGTGGTTATAGCGGCTTTTATTTCACCGTACAACAAAACACGTGAAGATATTAAAGCCATTGTAGGTAGTGATTATTATATAGAAGTGTTTGTCAATACCCCTTTGGAAGTTTGCGAGCAACGCGACGTTAAAGGTTTGTATAAAAAAGCACGGGCAGGCACTATAAAAAATTTCACAGGCATCAGTGCGCCTTTTGAAATACCGACAAAACCAACATTAGAAGTTGAAACGCTTAATGAAAGCCCGGAAGAGGCAGTAGTTAGAATTTTAGATGTTTTAAAAAGTAAATTATGA
- a CDS encoding O-methyltransferase, producing the protein MFYQAIQYIKFLFKSTNQHGVHSPFVYNLVTKCFYDTANYEAYKNISAYKKQLLQDHTKITVTDLGKGSHVTKQQERTISEIAKNTGTTIKRAKLLYRLSAYFNFENILELGTSLGIATHAMSLANPKSEITSIEGCPMISEYTKTTFEKHHLKNISLITGDFNDIIKNLTPKTFDLIFFDGNHQKEATLQYFETLTQTAHNDSVFIFDDIYWSKEMTEAWETIKQHPKVTVTIDTFFWGVVFFRKEQVKEDFVVRV; encoded by the coding sequence ATGTTTTATCAAGCCATTCAATACATAAAATTCCTGTTCAAATCCACCAACCAGCACGGTGTGCACTCCCCTTTTGTCTACAATTTAGTCACAAAATGCTTTTACGATACAGCAAATTACGAAGCCTACAAGAACATTTCAGCATATAAAAAACAACTCCTTCAAGACCACACTAAAATTACAGTAACCGATTTAGGCAAAGGTTCCCATGTAACAAAACAGCAGGAACGCACTATTTCTGAAATTGCCAAAAACACAGGAACGACCATTAAAAGAGCCAAACTTTTATACCGCCTTAGTGCCTATTTTAATTTTGAAAACATATTAGAATTAGGCACCTCCCTAGGCATTGCAACACATGCGATGAGTTTAGCCAATCCAAAATCAGAAATTACAAGTATTGAAGGTTGCCCGATGATTTCAGAATACACAAAAACAACTTTTGAAAAACACCATTTAAAGAACATAAGTCTTATCACAGGAGATTTTAATGATATCATAAAAAACCTAACACCTAAAACCTTCGATCTTATTTTTTTCGATGGCAACCACCAAAAAGAAGCCACTTTACAGTATTTCGAAACCTTAACACAAACGGCACACAACGATTCGGTTTTTATTTTTGATGATATCTACTGGTCGAAAGAAATGACCGAAGCTTGGGAAACCATAAAACAACACCCAAAAGTAACCGTTACTATCGATACCTTTTTTTGGGGGGTTGTGTTTTTTAGAAAAGAACAGGTAAAGGAGGATTTTGTTGTAAGAGTTTAA